In the Borrelia hispanica CRI genome, TTTTATTTCCTTATAATAATAAGCTTTAAGATTTAGAGCTGCATTTATATCTCTATCGTGCAAAGTGTTACAACTCCTACAACTCCACCTAATATCACTTAATTTTAGAGTTGTATTTTTAATACCGCAATTGTTGCATAGCTTGCTTGATGGAAAATATCTATCAACTTTATGTAAATAGGCTCCGTACCACTCTGATTTATACGATAATTGTCTTACAAACTCATGCCATCCTAAATCATTAACACTTTTGCCAAACATTCCTTTTTGCATACTTTTAATTGATAGGCTTTCTATTACTATATTTTTATAATTAGCTACAAAATAATAAGATAATTTATGTAAAAAATCTTTTCTTTGATTTGAAATTTTCCTATGCAACTTGGCAACTCTTAATCTAGATTTAGCTCTATTCCTAGAGCCCTTTTGTTTTTTTGATAGTTTTCTTTGGCATTTCTTGAGTTTACGTTCATTTTTTAGTAAACATTTGGGATGATTGATTTTCTCACCCCCACTACTTACTAAAAAATGCCTCATGCTCATATCAATACCAACTATCTCTTTTTTATTGCATTTAGTTTTATCGTTATTTTTAACATCTAAGCACTCAACTGCTACTGAAATATAATATTTATCATCAGTATCTTTTTCTACTACTACATTTTTAATAACTTCATTGCTTTTAATATTCCTATGTAGAGCCAACTTTACAAATCCTATTTTAGGTAGCTTTATATAATCATTTTCTATTCTTATTGAATTTTTTTGATTATTAGTTCTAAAGGTTTGTCTATTTTTCTTACTTTTATATTTAGGAAATCCTTGTGTTCTATTTCCTTTTTTAATTTCTCTAAAAAAATTACTATACGCAGAATTTAAATCAAGTTGGGCATTGCAAAGAGCTAAACTATCAACTTCCTTTAAAAATGGAAATTCTTCTTTATATTTGCTTGGATAAGTAATAAGACTTTGTTTATTTTTTTCATAATAATCTTTCTTATCACTTAACATTTTGTTATACAAAAATCTTACGCATCCAAATACTTTTGAAAAGTATTTCTTTTGATTAGTGTTAGGATATATTCTGTACTTATAAGCTTTATTAGCACCCATATGTTTTGTTATTTTATAATATTTAACTTGCGTTGCAAATTCATCTCCACCTAAATTTCATAGAAATTATAGGTGGAGTATTCTTTTTAATTTTTTGATAAACTAAAATAAACTTAAAACGTACCTATACCTATATCTCCAATCTTATCTTCATCTTTACTTTTAGCTTTATTGAATACACTAAAATTATCAGAAGATAAAAAGTTAGTAACTGAAATGTTATATTTTGCATCATCAGTAGATACCAAAGTAATTGTTAATGTTTTTTGCTTAAGTAACAATTTAAATAAAGCCTCATTAATTGAAATAGAAAAATAATTAATTACATTAACAGGATACTCTCCCACCATTTTACTATCTAAGTAATTACTTTTATTAAACTTAAAATACGGAACATCAGATGATTTAAAATCTATATCTAATTTGTTGTCATACATAAAAACTCTCTCACCATCAAGCCAACCAAAAAAAACACCTTTAAAATTCATCAAATATCCATTATCAGCTACAGCAAAACGAAACTCAAAATATGGATAGGAAGCTACTATTTTTTCTCTCTCTTCCTTTTGCAAAGACTTAAAATCATCAGAATCTTCATTAATATAATAAGCAATAAACGAAAAATCTTGTACTCTATTTACATTAAGATTTTCACGATAAGTGATACTTCTATACATCTCCCTATCAGAACCACTATGATAATAACGTACGCTCTTTTTTTTCAAAACTTCATTTAACATTTTACTTCTAACAAAAAGTCCAAAAAAAAACAAAAATGCTATAAAAAAACATATAACTATAACAACATATACTTTAAATATAATTACCTTAACCTTACTCATTATATTTCCTCACTAAATATTTACCTAAAAATATAAAACAAAATTTCTAATTGACTAAAAATTCATCAAAAAGATCAAAAAATTGCTTAGAACTATCAACACTAAAATTAAAACTAAAATTAACCTTACTCTTACCATGACTACCACGTTCAACACACTCAACATCAAATTTAAGACCTTGGGTTCTTGACATTTCCCTAAGTTTTAAATGCTCTTCCAATGCAGGATCAAAATAAATATAAAATCCTGTAAGCTCTATTGAATCATCAAAAGGCAACAAATACTCTTTACCGTTTAATTCTAATGGAGCATCATAAAATCTCCACAAATTTTTATGAGCAACTTCAATGCCATTAAAAGAAACCCTTAAAAGGTTAAGGGCTTTTTCGGTCTTAATGTCGAAATTAAAAAGAATATAATTACCCTTATATTTATTACTATTATAAGGATATACAACACGAACACCACCCAAATCATTTTTTAAAACCATCTCTACCTTAACAGTGCTATTATCAGCATTATGATGAATAGTAATTTTCTCTGAAGCGGATAAACCTGAATAACTAAAAATGAATGTTGTTAACATCAAAATAATATTTAATATCATAAATTCCCTGCCCTCCATTATAAAATAGCGGTTAAACTTTTACAATATTTTTAAATCCTAAAAAATAAATAGATAATATATAAAATAGATAGGATTATTATACGTATTAACTTATTATACTATGACTAATAGTACGTCACAATTAACATTATAACAATCAAGATGATAAAATTTTAAACTTATGCGATAATGAACACTTATGAAAAACAAATCAATTTAATAAAGGAAATACTTTATGAATACAAAAACATTATTACCAATAATTACAACTATGTTCTTCATTCAATGCAATAACGCAACAGATGAACAGATACAATATAAAACAAAAATACCAAAAAAGTCTAATACCATACATGATGAATCTTTAAGAAAGATTAACAATCTTACTCAAAACACAATCAATAAACAAATAAACTCTAAATCAATATTAACACAACTTATTAAAGAACCATATGAAACAATTGAAGGAAATAAATTAATTAAAATTTCTCTTTTCTTAATAACTACAACAACACTCACAGTAACATGGATTAAAAACAAAGCCATAAGTATTAAAGGAGAAGATGGGAAACCTTTAAATGAACTTATCAATAAAATAAGATATTCTTATTCAATATCACCTATTAAAGAAAATGGAAATTTTAGTAATAAAATTATGCCTATCGTTCTATTTGAAACAACACAAAATGGACAGGATCTTGAAGTTACAAGCTTTACTTTAACAGATGAACCAGATTTAGATTTTAATAAAAGACAATATTCATCGGTATCTTCTCTTTTCTACACACCACCAAAAACTGAAACATCACAAGAGAATGGATACATTAATGCACATCCATTCTGGATAGCAAATAAAAATAATGAGGTAATAAAAGCACTAACAAAAAATCAATCAATCAAAGCTAAAATAAAAGTTTGCAATAAAAATAGTAAAATCACTACAGAATACAGTATAATTCTAGAAACTCATTATCTATCTCACTTAATAAAAGAAATACTTCAAAAATATCCACAAATAAATACGGTTGCTCCGGAATTTAAACTTTTATAAAGTTTCAAAAAATTATAAAAAACAAACATTATATAAAATAATTATATAAATAATATTACACGTATAAATAACAATATTATTTATACGTGTTAATTTTTTAAGTTATCACATAACAACCAATATTATAACAAATTACAACATTCATAATCACTAAGGTGATAAAATTTTAAACTTATGCGATAATGAAAACTCATGAAAAATCAATTCGTTTGATAGATGGCATGAAGTAATTTATAAATAAAATTAAGGAGAAACGCCTTATGAACACAAAAATTCTATTATCAATACCTACAGTTGTAATTTGCACTCAATGCAATAACACAACAAATGAAAAGTTACAATACGAGGAGAATTTAGCAAAAGAAATTATTAGTAAACGTAAAGAATATATTGAAAAATTTGAAGACCTTCAAAGTAGAACAATAAACCCCACAGAAGAATTAAATAAAAGTCTCAAAGAACCATATGAAACAATTGAGGGAAATAAAACAATTACGGTTTTTGCTTTAGTCATGAATACAAAAACAAATGTAACATGGATTAAAAACAAAGCATTAACTATTAATGGATTAGACAGCAAACCTATAAGCGAACTTCAAAATAAAATAAGATATTCTTATTCAATATCACCTATTTACGAAAATAGAGCATTAAGTAAGAAAATTATGCCTATTGTTCTATTTGAAACAACACAAAATGGACAGGATTTTGAGGTTACAAGCTTCACTTTAACAGATGCACCAAAGTTAAATTTTAATAAAAGAGAATATTCAGCACTAACTTCTATTTTCTACACGCCACCAAAAAGTGAAAAATCACAAGAAAATGGATATGTTAATGCATATCCATTCTGGATAGCAAATAAAAATGATGAAGTAATAAAAGCCTTAACACAAAATAGATTAATCAGAGCTAAAATAAAAGTTAAAAATCCTAAAACTAGATTTGCTGAGGAATACGATATAGAACTAGATACACAATATCTGATATTACTAATAACAGACGTACTAAAAAAGAATCCAGGACTAAACAACGTAGCGCCTAGTTTTAGGCTTAAGTAAATTAAAAAAACCAATCATTAAATTAATTATTAAAAAAAAGATTCTACACTACAGCTTAAGCAAACAATAGTGTAGGATCTTGTATCATAATAACGTTATAGCATTAACTTAATCATAAAACAAAGTTATCATTCGCTTACATCCTTATAATTAAAGAACAAAGCAAAATCTTTAAAACCCTCTAAACATCTTTAATTAATTTATAAGCTTATAATTATAATAAGATACAATAATAAAAATCTTAAATAAGATATATGCACCTATCCCAACATAAGTCAAGAAGTCAATGTCTAAAATGTCCAAGATTAATACCACACTCCCTACTCCCTTAAGTACTTAGGTTTTTTTCACATAATGTGAAAAGGAAATAAAAGATTAGATTATACCTACACATTTCTTAACATATGCATTATCTTATTTTCTCTAAAAAAATATATAGCAATATTCAAATAAAACAAGTATTATCAAAAATAAAAAACAAAACTTAACCAAATATATCTAACCTAATATATCAAATATTAACAGCTTGTACTTTTTAGTCAAAAATGATAACATGAATTATAAAATAACATTACCGTCAAAATCGGTAAAAGGAGAATGTTTAATGAAAAAAATTATTTTAAGCGCCTTTGTGGTATTATTCACTTTAATAAGTTGTGGTGATAAAAAAGTAGACCCATCAAAATATGGAACAGGGACAGGAACTAATTATATTAAATTTATTCAAGATCCAGACAAAGTAACAGCTCTTGCCAAAAACTTTAATGATATTAAAGAACTATTACCTGCAGGAAAAGCTTACAAAGAAGCAAACTTAACTGCAGCATTTAATGCTATTTCTGCGCATGAAACTGCATTCTTAAAAGCATTAGCTCTAGAAAGCGCAAGAAAAAATGCAAAACAAAATGCAGATGCAAACGCAACAGAAATAGACAAAGAATTTGAAACATTCTTAACAGAAAATTTAAAGTTTGTTAAGGGTGGTGATACTGTAAATGGAAGTTACGCATTTATAATGAAAACATTTATAGATGAATTAACAAAATAAAATTATAAGCAAAGCTCTTGCTTTACAAATAAATTAATAATTTATTTGTAACAAAATATGATCTATAAAATTTCAGATAGATTAATAACAGATGTACTACTGGTAGTACATCTGATTTATTTTAAACATCTATTGACACACTTAAATATATTATATTAATAATATCCATCAAACTTAAGCAATTATCACAATACACAACTAAAAATCATATCAACAACCAAAAAAATATAATAAAAATATAGAAATCTTAAAAAACTGAACTATAATGTCATAAGTTGTGTTCACAATGGTTATTCCATTAAATTACTTTAAAAAATAAAAGCTAGAGTATAATGACTCTAGCTTTTATTTATATTTTTACATTACTTCACATAATACTTATTGCATATCATCTGTAATATAAATATTAAATATATCTACTCATACTAAAATGCTTAATTTTATCATGATATTTAAGACTTAAGAGCAAATAGCAAGCACTAAGAGCATCAAGAGCATCATCCCTGCATCTAGAGAGCCCATTATAACTATAAATATCATTAATCACATTTTTATCTGTTATCTTTAAAAACTCGATACTACGAGCATTAAATAAGGGTATAAGAGTACATATTCTTACAAATTTATTACTTAAAGGTTTAACAGCTGATATTTTAAAATAATGATTCATATTTTGTCTTAAAGATGTCATAATTTTTGTTAAAAATCCATACCCATCAGTATTATCCCTATCTTCAATATAAAGGGTATTGATATTAAAATCTTCTGCAAATACACTAATTGCATGAAGAATTGATTCATCACTTATTGGCTTTCTATCTTGATAAATATAAGCATAATATTTATCACCCATCTTCTCAAACACACAAATAGCAGTATTATCCATACCAACAGAAAATGCAGGATCAATATACATAATTGGACTTTTAAATGTATATTCACAATTTAAAACCACTTCATTAAAACATGAATCAACACTAGTAGTCCATTCCCCAAGAAGTACACGAGCCTTATATGCAGACAAATTCTTATAAATTGCCTCTTGTGTTTTAACAAAATCTTCTGAATTTAAAGGATTATCATAAATACTAAAATTATATGTTCTATACACATCCCTATTATCAATATAATCGATCTTAAAGTAATGCGCAGGATGATCTGGATTTGTGTCAAAAATAATTATGCCTGGTTTTTGTCTGAGTCTTTTCATAATCTCAAGCAAAGTTTCTTTATGCATCAAAGTTGCCTCATTAACATAAACCAAAGCAGAATTACCACCTCTAATTTTTGTAAAAGAATCAATATTTTTACCACCATAAATATTAAGTGTAAGACCTGCAATAGTACATGTAACTTGTCTTGAATCTTTCAAAAGATATTCTATATTTAAAAGACCACATATTTTTTCTATCTGTTTTAATGTATTTGCAAGCAAAGTACCAATGGAACTTCCCACAATAAAATTATTAGTATCTTTATGATAATACTCTCTATTAACAATTAAAAGTTTAATAAGCAAATATGATGCCAAGAACGTCTTACCACTAGATATTCCTCCATTAAAGATTATCTTAGAACAAAAATTATTATCAATATCTTTAAGCACTTCTTTTTGTTTTAAGGTTAAATATTTATCTTCAAACAACTTAAAATCAATTTTATTATCTTTATTTTGTAAAAAAGAACTAATATCAACATTAAATTTTTTCTTAAATTTTTTTTGTAATTTAAGAAAAACAGGAAAATTATTTAATTGCACAACTACTCCAACTTTAATCCCTTGGAATTAAAAATTTTCTTTAATTTAAGCAAACATCCATAATCTTCTTTCATTTCATTTAAAATAATCTTTTTAGATAGTCGATTTTTTTTATAAATTTTATATCTTAAATCTAACTTCAATTTTTTACATAAATTTTCATCATCATTATTATTGATATCTTTGGTTAAATTTAAAATCTCTTCATTAAGACTAATGAGCCTTTTTAAATCAGAATTAATAATAATTTGCTTATATTTTAAATGAGAATTTATATAAGAATTTGCAACTTTATAAAATGATTTATAAAAACTATCACGTTCTCTCTCAAGCATATAAGCTTGACATGTTGCATCACGAGCAAGAGAATCTAAATCAACATTCAAGCAAGCATTAGTATCAAAATTATTTGAATCACTTACAACTTCACCCAAAATATTAATCTTAGCTTTTAAAACAGTAGATTCTCTAACCCCTAAAACCTTTGCTATATCAGATATACTTAAATTTGATTTAAACAAAATACTATATTTTAATTCTTTATTTTTAAATACCATTTAAATAAATTGTAAACAAGTTTTTACAAAAAGACAAGAGCAATTGAATTTTAATACAACAAAAAAATAATATGCTATTAAAAAATTTAACAAATAATTAAATATTAGTAAACAAATTTATTTATCATTAAAAAAAACAAAACCACAAAATAGATATTGGACTAATCCAATATCTTAAGAAAAGGAGAAAAGCATAGTTAAAAATCATTCTAATGCCAAGCTTCATCATTAACAAACAACTCAACTTTAAATACAGTTTAACATAAAAAACAATTTAAATAAACAAAATTTGATATTTTTTGATATATTATATATTAATGTAATAATGTATTAAACCATAACAATTATAAAGTCAAAAAATTAACAAAATAATATTAAAATTCTAATTTAAATAGAAAAATATTAAAAAAAACATGCAAATATTATAAAATATTAACTATAATCCTCTCATGTCAAGACAAAATTCCTGACATGAGAGAACTCATAAAACACTCCTAACAACTCTTAAATATTAAAGGGTTTATTGGAAACTCTGGCCTCAAAGTACCCCAATAAACCCTTTAAGGTAACAGGTCCTTATATTAAGAGTGACACATTGCATGTCAATCTGTACTAACTATAATATATAACAATTTAAAACATTTTGCAAACATTTTTTAAAATTTTTTCAATTTTTTTTAAAAAATTATCAAAAAAGATAAAAAATTTATCATTTTTGACAATTATACAGTAAAATAATCTCATTTATTGATAAAAATCATAATACAAAAAAATCAAATTCATTACAAAAAACATAAATTTTATCTTAATAATTTGCATAATTTACTAGATTTATTTCTAAAATCTCTGCTCTATACATATAATAAATATGCAATAAATTTATTTATACAAAATTCAAAGACTTTTAGAAATAAATCTAAATCCAATCCCATTAAAATACAATCATCCCACTAAAATACAATCAATTAATTTTTCACTCTTTTTAAAGATTCAAATTGAGCCACTATTTTTGCTAAAAATTCTTTTTCATCTGAGAAAACTCGCTCTAAAAGAAAACTTGTAAGTTTGGCATTTTTTTTATAAAATGCATAAGCATCAGGACATTTAAGCTGAAATCTTAAAGGTCGCAATGGATTCTGCTTAGATCTTTTTATAGTAACACCCTCTTTATTTCTTAGCAAAAACATAGTCCCATTAATACCATTGTTAATAACATACTTCTCTTCAACAATTCCTTCCTCAATAGCAGTGGCTATTTTTAAATATTTATATGTCTGAGTTCTAGCAAGTCTATAATCTTTTGCAAAATCATCAAAACTGGCATAATTATCAAGTTTATAATATTCATTATCTTTAATTTCTTTTAACACTTTCATCGCTTCAATTTTACAAAAAATTTCTTTTTGAAAATTAATTTTCAATCTCTCTTTAAGCTTATTATAGTGAATAGATACTTGTTCTTCTGGCGAAATATTTTGAGTTAAATTCCTCTTATTAACCTCTATTCCCATTTCTAACCCTCCTTTGCTTTTACGTACACTAAGTGTACGTAAGTTATAATGTAAGCTTAAACAACAAAATTCTTAATCTTGTCCATCAAAACTGAGAGTGTGTTTTGATACTCTCTTATATAATCTTTATTTAAATCAAAAACATCATTTCTAGCTATTTTTCTATTTAAATCTTCCCTCTCTGATATGGTACCCAAAAAATTGTCATTTTCCTTTAAAATGTTTAATAACTCTTTATGTGTATTATTTCTTTTGAATTTAGTATTAACCAAATAAATAGGAGCCTTTATAGATAATTTTTCTATAAAAAAATTAAACAAATCTAAACTTTCAACTGCCCACTTTTCTGCTGTAATTGGCACTACAATGTAACTGCTACATACTAAAGCATTAGTTAGAGTAAAATCTAAACTAGGATTAGTATCAAGTATTATATAATCGTATTCAAATTTTAATAATTTTAATTGTTCTTTTAATCTAAATTCTTTATATGGAATAGATTCAGAATTAAATTTATGCAAAGTTAAATAACTTGGTATTAAATCTAAATTGCTATTAACATTTACAACAGCATTATCAATATGCAAATTAGATATTAAAACCTCATATATATTTCGATTAAATAAATCTACTCCTCTTTCCTTTATTATCTTAAAATAATAACTAGTGGTAGATGCTTGGGTATCTATATCGATAATTAACACCTTAAAAGATTGAGATAGGAGAGTAGCAAATATTAAACTGGTTGTACTTTTGCCTACTCCACCCTTAATTGATGCCACTGTAATTACTTTTGTCTCTTTTCTATCCATCTTGGAACAATACCCCCTTCCGGTAATTTTTTCCCATAAAACGCATAAAGTTCCCTCTCTAATTCTAGGAGTATACTTAGCAAAGTTTGATAATAGGAACTTCCAATCTTACCTTTTTTTAATAAATTATGCAGCCCACTTAGATAACAAAAAACACCACCTTTCTTAAATCTGAATTCAATATATTCACATTTTCTTAAAGTATAAGTCTCTCTTTTATTGAAGTTT is a window encoding:
- a CDS encoding PBSX family phage terminase large subunit yields the protein MQLNNFPVFLKLQKKFKKKFNVDISSFLQNKDNKIDFKLFEDKYLTLKQKEVLKDIDNNFCSKIIFNGGISSGKTFLASYLLIKLLIVNREYYHKDTNNFIVGSSIGTLLANTLKQIEKICGLLNIEYLLKDSRQVTCTIAGLTLNIYGGKNIDSFTKIRGGNSALVYVNEATLMHKETLLEIMKRLRQKPGIIIFDTNPDHPAHYFKIDYIDNRDVYRTYNFSIYDNPLNSEDFVKTQEAIYKNLSAYKARVLLGEWTTSVDSCFNEVVLNCEYTFKSPIMYIDPAFSVGMDNTAICVFEKMGDKYYAYIYQDRKPISDESILHAISVFAEDFNINTLYIEDRDNTDGYGFLTKIMTSLRQNMNHYFKISAVKPLSNKFVRICTLIPLFNARSIEFLKITDKNVINDIYSYNGLSRCRDDALDALSACYLLLSLKYHDKIKHFSMSRYI
- a CDS encoding S2/P23 family protein produces the protein MNTKILLSIPTVVICTQCNNTTNEKLQYEENLAKEIISKRKEYIEKFEDLQSRTINPTEELNKSLKEPYETIEGNKTITVFALVMNTKTNVTWIKNKALTINGLDSKPISELQNKIRYSYSISPIYENRALSKKIMPIVLFETTQNGQDFEVTSFTLTDAPKLNFNKREYSALTSIFYTPPKSEKSQENGYVNAYPFWIANKNDEVIKALTQNRLIRAKIKVKNPKTRFAEEYDIELDTQYLILLITDVLKKNPGLNNVAPSFRLK
- a CDS encoding chromosome replication/partitioning protein produces the protein MGIEVNKRNLTQNISPEEQVSIHYNKLKERLKINFQKEIFCKIEAMKVLKEIKDNEYYKLDNYASFDDFAKDYRLARTQTYKYLKIATAIEEGIVEEKYVINNGINGTMFLLRNKEGVTIKRSKQNPLRPLRFQLKCPDAYAFYKKNAKLTSFLLERVFSDEKEFLAKIVAQFESLKRVKN
- a CDS encoding RNA-guided endonuclease TnpB family protein produces the protein MGANKAYKYRIYPNTNQKKYFSKVFGCVRFLYNKMLSDKKDYYEKNKQSLITYPSKYKEEFPFLKEVDSLALCNAQLDLNSAYSNFFREIKKGNRTQGFPKYKSKKNRQTFRTNNQKNSIRIENDYIKLPKIGFVKLALHRNIKSNEVIKNVVVEKDTDDKYYISVAVECLDVKNNDKTKCNKKEIVGIDMSMRHFLVSSGGEKINHPKCLLKNERKLKKCQRKLSKKQKGSRNRAKSRLRVAKLHRKISNQRKDFLHKLSYYFVANYKNIVIESLSIKSMQKGMFGKSVNDLGWHEFVRQLSYKSEWYGAYLHKVDRYFPSSKLCNNCGIKNTTLKLSDIRWSCRSCNTLHDRDINAALNLKAYYYKEIK
- a CDS encoding ParA family protein, translating into MDRKETKVITVASIKGGVGKSTTSLIFATLLSQSFKVLIIDIDTQASTTSYYFKIIKERGVDLFNRNIYEVLISNLHIDNAVVNVNSNLDLIPSYLTLHKFNSESIPYKEFRLKEQLKLLKFEYDYIILDTNPSLDFTLTNALVCSSYIVVPITAEKWAVESLDLFNFFIEKLSIKAPIYLVNTKFKRNNTHKELLNILKENDNFLGTISEREDLNRKIARNDVFDLNKDYIREYQNTLSVLMDKIKNFVV
- a CDS encoding S2/P23 family protein; the protein is MNTKTLLPIITTMFFIQCNNATDEQIQYKTKIPKKSNTIHDESLRKINNLTQNTINKQINSKSILTQLIKEPYETIEGNKLIKISLFLITTTTLTVTWIKNKAISIKGEDGKPLNELINKIRYSYSISPIKENGNFSNKIMPIVLFETTQNGQDLEVTSFTLTDEPDLDFNKRQYSSVSSLFYTPPKTETSQENGYINAHPFWIANKNNEVIKALTKNQSIKAKIKVCNKNSKITTEYSIILETHYLSHLIKEILQKYPQINTVAPEFKLL